A stretch of Paludisphaera borealis DNA encodes these proteins:
- a CDS encoding ComEC/Rec2 family competence protein, with product MTNRLNVMWTYVLCRAARPALLAVAVAFGCAPAGAVEPAEKGGLDIYYIDVMGGAATLLVTPERESILIDTGWPGENDRDPKRILHVLKEVAGLDHLDHLVTTHWHMDHFGGVEGLAKRVEIKNFWDRGLPEDKIEGLDFPDGPKADDPLGIAYRAASKGKRKTVKAGDTLPLRGDVKATVLAASGRVAPAPENAPANPLCAEAPADQEVDPSDNARSVVVRFRLGKFDFLDCGDLTWNVEKALVCPHDLIGTIDLYQVTHHGLSISNNPILLKTIQPIVTIMNNGPRKGGSAGTVERLKTIPSIQAAYQLHRNAETSAADNTDPSLIVNTDEQGGKFLHVAVSPDGSRFRVQFGVDGPERTFESH from the coding sequence ATGACGAACCGGCTCAATGTGATGTGGACGTATGTTCTCTGTCGGGCGGCGAGGCCGGCCCTGCTCGCGGTCGCGGTCGCCTTCGGTTGCGCCCCAGCCGGCGCGGTCGAACCCGCCGAGAAGGGGGGCCTGGACATCTACTACATTGACGTGATGGGGGGGGCCGCGACGTTGCTGGTGACCCCCGAGCGCGAGTCGATCCTGATCGACACGGGCTGGCCGGGCGAGAACGATCGCGATCCCAAGCGAATCCTCCACGTCCTCAAGGAGGTGGCCGGCCTCGATCATCTTGACCACCTGGTGACGACCCACTGGCACATGGACCACTTTGGGGGCGTCGAGGGCCTGGCCAAGCGCGTCGAGATCAAGAACTTCTGGGATCGCGGCCTTCCCGAGGACAAGATCGAAGGGCTCGACTTCCCGGACGGCCCCAAGGCCGACGACCCGCTCGGCATCGCCTATCGCGCGGCCTCGAAGGGCAAGCGGAAAACGGTGAAGGCCGGCGATACGCTGCCGCTTCGGGGCGACGTCAAGGCGACCGTCCTTGCGGCGTCGGGACGCGTCGCGCCGGCTCCCGAGAACGCGCCCGCCAACCCGCTTTGCGCCGAGGCGCCGGCCGATCAGGAAGTCGATCCGTCCGACAACGCGCGAAGCGTGGTCGTCCGATTTCGGCTCGGCAAGTTCGACTTCCTCGACTGCGGCGACCTCACCTGGAACGTCGAGAAGGCGCTCGTCTGCCCCCACGACCTGATCGGCACGATCGACCTCTACCAGGTCACGCATCACGGCCTGAGCATCTCGAACAACCCGATCCTGCTGAAGACCATTCAGCCGATCGTCACGATCATGAACAACGGCCCGCGCAAGGGGGGATCGGCCGGCACGGTCGAACGGTTGAAGACGATCCCGTCGATCCAGGCCGCCTACCAGCTCCACCGCAACGCCGAGACCAGCGCCGCCGACAACACCGACCCGTCGTTGATCGTCAACACCGACGAGCAAGGCGGCAAGTTCCTCCATGTCGCGGTCTCGCCCGACGGCTCGCGGTTCCGGGTTCAGTTCGGCGTCGACGGGCCCGAACGGACGTTCGAGTCTCATTGA
- a CDS encoding IS110 family transposase, which translates to MDIVHDRCAGLDVHKKTVVACVRHINPDGSVASVVHTFGTMTADLLALADWLDAHGVREVAMESTGVYWKPIFHILEGRFDVMLVNAGRLKQVPGRKTDVKDAEWIAQLLQHGLLSPSFIPKPEIRELRDLTRQRTELVRDRAAVANRLQKTLEDANVKLGSVASDVLGASGRAMIRAIIDGQDDPEKLADLAKQRLRGKIPELRRALLGRVTDHHRFVLRLLTDQIDALERLIERLDERIDEAMRPFDEAAGRLQGIPGVGDRAAEVIVGEIGPDVESFPTAGHLCSWAGLCPGNDQSAGKRRSGKTTKGSPWLRSLLVQSAWSASHAKNTAFSICYRRWVPRLGKKKALIAVAHKILVVIWHLLKNGADYRERQLPAPAA; encoded by the coding sequence ATGGACATCGTTCACGATCGCTGCGCCGGGCTCGACGTCCACAAGAAGACCGTCGTCGCCTGCGTCCGCCACATCAACCCCGACGGCTCGGTCGCCTCGGTGGTCCACACCTTCGGCACGATGACCGCCGACCTGCTGGCCCTGGCCGACTGGCTCGACGCCCACGGCGTCCGCGAGGTCGCCATGGAGAGCACGGGCGTCTACTGGAAGCCGATCTTCCACATCCTGGAAGGGCGATTCGACGTGATGCTGGTCAACGCCGGGCGGCTCAAGCAGGTCCCCGGCCGCAAGACCGACGTCAAGGACGCCGAGTGGATCGCCCAGTTGCTCCAGCACGGCCTGCTGTCGCCCAGCTTCATCCCCAAGCCGGAGATCCGCGAGCTTCGCGACCTGACCCGGCAGCGCACCGAGTTGGTCCGCGACCGCGCCGCGGTGGCCAATCGCCTCCAGAAGACGCTGGAGGACGCCAACGTCAAGCTGGGGTCGGTGGCCAGCGACGTCCTGGGGGCCTCGGGGCGCGCCATGATCCGGGCGATCATCGACGGCCAGGACGACCCGGAGAAGCTGGCCGATCTGGCCAAGCAGCGGCTCCGGGGCAAGATCCCCGAGCTGAGGCGGGCGCTGTTGGGCCGGGTCACCGACCACCACCGCTTCGTGCTCCGGCTGCTGACGGATCAGATCGACGCGTTGGAACGCCTGATCGAGCGGCTGGACGAGCGGATCGACGAGGCCATGAGGCCGTTCGACGAGGCGGCGGGCCGGCTCCAGGGGATCCCCGGAGTGGGGGATCGGGCGGCGGAGGTGATCGTGGGGGAGATCGGGCCGGACGTGGAGTCGTTCCCGACCGCGGGCCACCTCTGCTCCTGGGCGGGGCTGTGCCCGGGCAACGACCAAAGCGCCGGCAAACGCCGCAGCGGCAAGACGACCAAGGGGAGTCCGTGGCTGCGTTCGCTCCTGGTGCAGTCGGCGTGGTCGGCCAGCCACGCCAAGAACACCGCCTTCAGCATCTGCTACCGTCGATGGGTCCCACGACTCGGGAAAAAGAAGGCTCTGATCGCCGTGGCGCACAAGATCCTGGTGGTGATCTGGCACCTGCTCAAGAACGGGGCCGACTACCGCGAACGCCAACTACCAGCCCCTGCAGCCTGA
- a CDS encoding M16 family metallopeptidase encodes MKSIVVAAVLAAFVVPSARSGEAADAPVFAYPIRTTVLDNGLGVVSVPFDSPGVVAYYTVVRTGSRNEVEPGLSGFAHFFEHMMFRGTERYSQEQYNDVLKSLGADSNAFTTDDWTCYHMTIPASALATAVDVEADRFQNLKYDEAAFQKEARAVLGEYNKSASSPFLKLEEAISNTAFTRHTYKHTTIGFLADVKDMPNQFAYSKVFFDRWYRPENCTIVVVGQVDHDQLLGLAKTHYGSWRRGTEKVEIPVEPPQAEARSVKLTWPSPTLPILALAYHIPASNPADPDVPALHALREAVFGETSPLYKALVLDEQKAESLPAYADPHRDPSLFTILARGRKPEDVVEIRKRVTEAVAAAVKTPIGADRLKAIQSNLRYRFAGELDSPDAAARAVAESIAITGKPDAMNTLHAAYGRLTPADLQRVAARYFTSTNETAVTLETENP; translated from the coding sequence ATGAAGTCCATCGTCGTCGCGGCGGTCCTGGCCGCTTTTGTCGTCCCATCGGCCCGGTCCGGCGAGGCCGCCGATGCGCCGGTTTTCGCCTACCCGATCCGCACGACCGTTCTCGACAACGGGCTGGGCGTGGTCTCCGTGCCGTTCGACTCGCCGGGAGTCGTCGCGTACTACACGGTCGTCCGCACGGGCTCGCGCAACGAGGTCGAGCCGGGGCTGTCAGGCTTCGCCCACTTCTTCGAGCACATGATGTTTCGAGGGACCGAGCGGTACTCGCAAGAGCAGTACAACGACGTGCTCAAGTCGCTGGGCGCGGACTCCAACGCGTTCACGACCGACGATTGGACCTGCTACCACATGACGATCCCGGCCTCGGCCCTGGCGACCGCCGTCGACGTCGAGGCCGATCGGTTCCAGAACCTCAAGTACGACGAGGCGGCGTTTCAGAAGGAGGCCCGGGCGGTCCTCGGCGAGTACAACAAGAGCGCCTCGTCGCCGTTCTTGAAGCTTGAGGAAGCGATCTCGAACACGGCCTTCACACGTCATACGTACAAGCACACCACGATCGGCTTCCTGGCCGACGTCAAGGACATGCCGAATCAGTTCGCCTATAGCAAGGTGTTCTTCGACCGCTGGTATCGTCCCGAGAATTGCACCATCGTCGTCGTGGGACAGGTCGATCACGACCAGCTTCTCGGCCTGGCGAAAACCCATTATGGCTCATGGCGCAGGGGGACCGAGAAGGTCGAGATCCCGGTCGAGCCTCCCCAAGCCGAGGCGCGGTCGGTGAAGCTGACCTGGCCGTCGCCGACGCTGCCGATCCTCGCACTGGCCTATCACATTCCGGCCTCCAATCCCGCCGATCCGGACGTGCCGGCCCTCCACGCTCTGAGGGAAGCCGTTTTCGGCGAGACCAGCCCGTTGTACAAGGCGCTGGTGCTTGACGAGCAGAAGGCCGAGAGCCTGCCCGCCTACGCCGACCCGCATCGCGATCCGTCGCTGTTCACGATCCTCGCGCGCGGTCGGAAGCCGGAGGACGTCGTCGAGATCCGCAAGCGGGTCACCGAGGCGGTGGCCGCCGCCGTCAAGACCCCGATCGGCGCGGACCGGCTCAAGGCGATCCAGTCGAACCTGAGGTATCGGTTCGCCGGCGAACTCGACAGCCCCGACGCCGCGGCCCGAGCCGTGGCCGAGTCGATCGCGATCACCGGCAAGCCCGACGCCATGAACACCCTCCACGCCGCGTACGGCCGGCTCACCCCGGCCGATCTTCAGCGCGTCGCGGCTCGCTACTTCACCTCGACGAACGAGACCGCCGTCACCCTGGAGACGGAGAACCCGTGA